The Armatimonadota bacterium genome contains a region encoding:
- a CDS encoding tetratricopeptide repeat protein, whose translation MVERIDELWDFSNPSESESRFLSAADSESDPMNRAELLTQAARSMGLQKKFDDASALLNGVSQSLPAGDSIAKVRYHLESGRVLNSSRTGDRGLEHFLEASEMAARLDDNHLEIDAIHMLAIIGTPEQALALNLQAIDKAKRTTQPRARKWIGSLSNNLGWTYFDQGELRLALDQFQIAHEYFLSTGNDASKAIAKWTLGRVYRELGQHSLAIQMQRRVLELAPDDGYCHEELALLNRLTGDPKKARYYAEKALPFIRENHPDELNRIQSLEKILV comes from the coding sequence ATGGTCGAGCGAATCGACGAACTTTGGGACTTTTCGAATCCGAGTGAATCGGAGTCCCGTTTTCTCAGTGCTGCCGATTCTGAGAGCGATCCGATGAATCGCGCGGAGTTGCTGACCCAAGCCGCTCGATCTATGGGCTTGCAAAAGAAGTTTGACGACGCAAGCGCGCTGCTCAATGGAGTTTCGCAATCCTTGCCAGCCGGGGACAGTATCGCAAAGGTCCGCTACCATCTGGAGTCCGGTCGAGTTCTAAACTCATCCCGAACCGGCGACCGCGGCCTCGAGCATTTCCTGGAAGCTTCGGAGATGGCAGCTCGCCTCGATGATAACCACTTGGAAATTGACGCGATTCACATGCTCGCGATCATCGGTACCCCCGAGCAGGCGCTGGCATTGAACCTCCAGGCGATTGATAAAGCGAAACGTACCACGCAGCCGAGAGCCCGAAAATGGATTGGAAGCCTAAGCAACAATCTGGGCTGGACGTACTTTGATCAGGGCGAGCTCCGGTTGGCTCTGGACCAGTTTCAAATCGCGCATGAGTACTTCCTCTCGACAGGAAACGATGCTAGCAAGGCGATCGCAAAATGGACGCTCGGGCGGGTTTACCGCGAACTCGGACAGCACTCTTTGGCGATCCAGATGCAGCGCCGGGTGTTGGAGCTGGCTCCCGACGATGGTTATTGCCACGAAGAACTTGCCTTGCTCAACCGACTCACCGGCGATCCGAAAAAGGCGCGGTATTACGCCGAAAAGGCGCTCCCATTCATCCGGGAAAATCACCCCGACGAACTAAATCGAATCCAATCTTTAGAAAAGATCCTAGTTTGA